AATTAAAACAAGTAAAATTCAAAACGTGAAAATTATAAACATGCAAACTAGTATCTGACAACAAGCTGATGTTCTGCTCATCTGTTCATTTCGAATAACCACCCTGCGTGAAATTGGGAAAACAAATCCAACCGAATatatagattttaaattaaGTAAATGACTTGTAACATTAATACATATCTTCTAtgctttgtttattctgtaacaGAACATTTTTCACatcagaaaacataaacacacggTCTGATATGACTGTAAAAGGCTCATATTATGAAATACATAAGTCAGGTTCTAGCTAAAAGAAATATAGAACGATAGTAGTAagagttatttgttttttagctGTAAAATCTAAATCCTTTACAAACCAGATGTAAAAGTTCCTCTTTGGTGTTTCCACATATTGCAGGTTTACAGTAGACTTTCATGGGTTCAGTCTCCATCACGTAGCTTTGAGAATGAAGCCCCAGCCCCAGCTGTCACTCACCCTCCAGCAGCACGATCCCCTTCTTGATGTCCTCGGAGAACCTGCTGCGGATCAGACACCAGGCGTACTCGAACTTGGTGTCTTTGGACACTGCTCCCTTCGTCAGCTCGCTGTTGTACTTCTTCTCAAACTTCTGTTccgacagaaacaaaacaaagggtCGGTCACGAAGCTCACAGCGGATTCCTCCGTCATGTTTAAACCATagagtgtttatatatatatataaaaggttTAAACACAAATCTCACGAGCAGAAAGTCAAGTGACACAGCAAAATCACATTTCAATCACGTGATCTCTACTGATCGTTGACGCTTTCAGCTCAAACGTCAAACGCCTGTCATCACAAAAACACGACCGCTAGCATTAGCATGCTACGTGACGCGTCGAAGTCCTACTCGATACGTCACATTTAATCCGAATGTCAGCATTTACAAACCACTCAGGTGTGACGCGGCCATCGCGGcaggtgtgtggtgtgtttgtgtgtttgtgtgacaagaGAAACACGTTGAATCAAGTGGAAACTCACTAAAAGGTCCTCCGGGACGACCACATCGCTCAGCACAGCCTCCATGTTTCCGGAAACAGCCCCGAGACCCGCCCACTTTTATCATGTGACACAATCGCTTCTAACGTCACTTTTACGAACAACTCTGAATATAATAAACactaaatataatacaaataatacagaCCATAGTTATagtattaaaaataacaaaaacaaaaattagtagaaattatgataattattatgaatttataataataatgacacaaTAACtactaataaataaaatgataacaataataataataataaaataatagagctactactaccactactactaataatactaTAACTACTACCAACAATACTAcgacaaataatacaaatataacagcaatgataataacaatattaataatacagcTGCTACTAccactaatactactactacctAATAATACTAAACTACTACTATATATAGTAACAATTCATAAAGAATCAGAGACATGTTTAAggtaaaaaaatacactttattgCTGAAGTGTTATTTTCTATAAATCAACTTCAAAAGAAGATGATAACAAACCTCCTAATTCCTCATAACAATAACATCAGTGTAACTTTTGAGAATCCATCATTAGTTCTTTGCGAGATGTGCCGATGAGAAGGCGAGAGGTAGAAGTTCACTGAGGCTGGTTTCTTTGTACGATCCGTCCGGCTTGGCCAAGTACACGATCCAGTCGGATCCAAACTGGGTACGGAGACAGATGCACagtgaggaaagagaaaacCACAACATGTACGAGAGGAAGACCTGTTTCATGTGAGGATGATGGAAAGTAACAGGGGTAATAATATTGTGAGGAATGATTTATTATCATATCACAGTTTCTCAGTATTTCACAAACATATCAATCCTTCTGAGTGACAAGGTGACACCTTCAGCCTGAATatacaatgttttttaatacaaaaacacaatactACTATCAAAATGTACTTAATCATTCAGGTAACAGAAAAACTCCAGATTTTAAATATCCAATATATAAAACATCAATCGTGTTTCTGAGCAGATGAACGTAGAATATAAACTACCAACATGTTCATTCCCAGTCTTATCAAAATGCAGAATAAATATGTTGTAGTTTTGAATCCACATGCTTTTTAATTAAGGGTAGTTTTCTAATTATGGTCAGAAACAACTTCCTCTGATTGTGAAAGTCTTTGCGGTGCATCATGTTCTGATCTGGGGACAATGATTGTCTACTGGTGATAAAAGAGTTGCCTCACCTCCATAAGAACCTGTCGACAGGCTCCACACGGACCGACGAAGCGATCTTTGATGTCGCTGTATGGAGGAGACGTGAATGCATACAAATATGTGTCATATGGAGCTTTTCATGAGTCGACAGTGCCACTGCAGAGAGACTCACCATGTCACAGCGATGGCcctgaactgtgtgtgtccctccacCACAGCTCTCTGGACGGCCGTGCGCTCGGCACACACCGTGAGGCCGTAGGAGGCGTTCTCCACGTTACAGCCTGAGCCCCagttaaagaagaagaagtattCACACTCTCTACCTTTACATTTCCTcgttttaaatatatatcatttttattattattataatattacgTTAATGTACTAATAGTCAAATTGAACCTCTTCacttaaatcaaattattttatttattttattggtgAATTTCAGAGGTGGAAGACATTTCAATATGTCACtattaactaaaaaaaaatccctaaatgaaaaaataaataaaaaattataatagaAGTTTATTGTATCTGCAAATAGTATTATCTATTATCATCACTTACATTAATGTATACTACCACTTCACTTTAatttttcagttatttttagGATGAATTTTAAGTAGAAGAAAACATTTCCTTATCTTTTACTTAAGTAtccaaacaataaataaataaacacaattaaatattcTTCAGCTACATGTAGAAGTCATTCCTTCAAATATTTACCAACACAATAtacattaaattataatttacaATGAATAAGGTGAAGTAAAAAGTACTGTATTGAATTAAGAAGAGATAACGTGTAGTATAAAAGTACCTGGAAACGTGTATTTAAGTACAACACTTGGTCTCAATCACCATCATCAGGTTTTAAAGGTTTACAGAGACCTGTTGGTTATTACCTGTGATTATGGCGCCATCTGCTGTCAGTATGGCAGCACCGACAGGGAAGCGGCTGTATGGACAGTAAGCCATGTCCCGAGCCTGGAGACACTTTGACACGAGCTCTTTAACTTGATCTGGGACAAAAAGACACGAACCAGGATGAGACACAACCAACAGGGAGGAATGGGTCAGATGGGATGAagcacacaacaacaacaacaacaacaacaacaacaacaagagagAAGCACAAAACTAACCTGACATTACAGAGCTtgaagagacacacaacctgaaTCCTGATGATTTCAGTGAGTGATCTTCAGTCCTGacagcagctgacacacacacacacacacacacacacacacacacagagagagagagacagacacacacattggggcAATGGGACAACTGCATGTGCATTGTTTGCCTTCACGTAATTGGTTGTTGGGACACTGCGTCATCAACCagaccaaaaaaaagaagaaagaaggaaacaaCAGGTTTTAACTCAAAAATACATTGTAttgaaattaaatatacaaaaatcgAATAATATAAAGTAACATATTGAGTAAAATGTTGGTTTTTGTTAATAATTAGATAGCCTTCTTAGGATAACCAAATAAGCCAACTGCCTTTCTCAAGATTTTAAAGATTATTTTAAGACCCTAAagtttattgattaaaaaatgtaattaaataaaaataacaaaactgcagaaatattttaataatcatatttaattatatttttattcttttagaACTTTTTGTTGTTCTGATCTATTTTCTGTTAATTTGTTCTCATTGTTTCTTTAATTCGTttgttacttatttattttaaatcttaatttCCATCTAATTGTATGTGAagggtacatttgaataaagtaataaaagGTATAAGTAGTGTATTTAGAACAATGTAAAAAAGGTACATTTCTAAACTCTACATAAAACATAACACACTTTTATTGCAATACTTCTTGTACCTTTTTTAATCATAGTACAGGAATAAttcctcatttgttttttgaatgtgaaatacCTCCTAAAAATACTGGACACTTTTCAATACTAGCTAGAGTCATGGTTTGGGTACGTTCCAACTCAGTGATGTTACTACATTCATCCAGAAGATGACACCCTTGAGTATCTGGTGAACTTTATTAACCTGTATGAAAAGCTTATTAATATATTACCATGTATATTTGTACATAGATAtacatatttctgttttgtatatttctatTCTACGTGTATATTTACTCGGCTTTACATGTGCTGTCAACGTTGTACCTGATTCTATAACATATGTTTATTTagtcaataaagaaaatatttcaaaCCTTTAAATCACATATTGTTGTGGTGAAATAAGCTTTACTTCTACAACTACTTTGGACGATAGATATTTGTAAAGTTCGATGGTCAGTTGGTAAAAAGCTTCAAAGCAGCGAATACGTTCTAAACCATCGATTGAGTGAAACGTCTGTAGCTCTGTTCTGTGAACCAAACCCACGCCTGTGTTTGCAAGAGGCCATAAATAGAACAAACAGACTGGTATAATCATCTGCAAGTATCAAAGGGCATGAGGGAGccccctgaacacacacacacactcacacatacacacacacacacacacacacacacgttgagcttgtgtgtgtgtgtgtgtttgtgtgcacctTTTGACGTCATGCATTCCCTGGTCTCACTTCCTGATGTCAAACACCTAAATCATCACACCTAAAACCCAAACTTAAAGCTGACCCTTAAAACACCAAGTCTTGAcccttcctcctttcctctcagTGATGCTTTTCTTTTGCTGTGAGAAGCCTCGATCTTCACATTCAGGTTTTATATTCTTTATCTGAGTCCAGTGAGACGACACGCAGGTCTGGTATCAGATTAGAGTCGACCACGCCAATACTCGGCctttgttccctctctcctcccttgttCGAACTGTGACTGCTCGTGTTTGACTCTCACCGTGAGCAGGGGTGAGCCGTCAGACCTGGgcctcccccttcctccctccccccagTGTCCACCACCACCGACTTCTGCCTGACTttaggaggacgaggaggacaccTCGCAGTGAGAGGACAGAACGTGGACAGGGAGCAGTGAGCGAGAGAAACAAGGCTGTGAAACCATGTGTTGTACGGGGAAGTGCGCTCGCCTGGTGGGCCTGATCCTGCTGCCCACCGCCTTCATCTGCATGATCGCcaacctgctgctgttcttCCCCGATGGGAAGAGTCTGGACACCGACCAGATCTCCACGCAGGTCTGGCTCATGGGGGGGCTGATCGGAGGAGGCCTCTTCGTGAGTAATGGAGCGTCGTTTGATGTTTTATTGGGTTTTCGGTCATTTACTCAGCCTTGTGTAAACCTGTAAACATTTTATTGGTTACTTTTATGAGTACCTGTTACTGAGTATTATTTTTTGGGGACTACcgagaaatatatttttaacattatGTTAAATTGTTGTAGTTCCTCTATCATAATTTGTCTTGTAACTATTTCCTTATCTGGGTTTTGACTTGTGAACCATAACGACAACTCTGGAATAAGAGGTTGtatttttaaattctattccagatcttaaatcttaaaaaatGTACCTTTACATTGAGATTTAAACTCGACCTTCACTTTGAAGTACATGAACTATCACAAGTACAATAATACTGTACTTCAAGTGATGAAGTATTCCTACAATTCAGAGAGAAatactccactacatttattCACCAGCTCTaattacaaagaaaaataagattagTGTGCTAATAAACTATGACAGATAAAGACTAGTTTACTAAACTTATATAAAATAGACCAAATTATCTTGACcatggaattttttttataaaatgtagttTCACTAAATTGAATACATTTAGCTGTTGCTGATAACGTGGAGGAGAAGCTTGGAGGGAAAAACTGAATTATCTCCTGTTCTTCATCatcgaagacacacacacacacaaacacacacacacaacgagtTTCCACTCACGCTATCCCTCTATTGGACAGGGTCAATAAATATATACGATATGAATAACtaaatgataaatatttaatctcATACATGTGCTGACCTTTGAGTCCAGCAGAGGGACATGTCTTTATTGCTGTGATATAATAGTTTCAGGGACGATGAGAAACTCTTCACAAATATTTGGTTATGAGATAAGAAGGCGCTCGGAGAGAGAAACGCACACATTGGAAATTCAAATGAATAGGGTGCACATACATGTGTGCATTAAaagacacaagcacaaacacactaaaccTGCATATTAAAAGCTTCAGAGAGAATCAAACATATGAAATGATGCATCTCTTCATATCTTCAGATGCTGTGTCCGAGCTGCTCGGCCATCAAGGCCGGGGGCAAGGGCTGCTGCGGATATGGATGCTGTGGGAACCGCTGCCGGGTGAGTAAAGTCGTTCAtagattttaatatatatataaagaggtTGTTGGGAACCGGCCTGATAATGAAGGGTGGTggcgacggggggggggggggggcaaacggCGAAGGAGACCCCATAAAAAACGAGCAAAGGACAAAGTTGAATTGTGTGGATTTTATCAGCAATGCCCCGGAGGAGCAGTGCAACCGGGTTAATGAAGGGTTAACTGCACCAGAAGATGGTTATCAGGGCACGTCCACATtttgaaataacattttaaagttattcGGTTACACTAACATTTTTTGCAGAAGTGCAGCTGCAGTATACTTCAGTCACCG
This sequence is a window from Platichthys flesus chromosome 24, fPlaFle2.1, whole genome shotgun sequence. Protein-coding genes within it:
- the zgc:103586 gene encoding zgc:103586 — protein: MHMQLSHCPNVCVCLSLSVCVCVCVCVCVSAAVRTEDHSLKSSGFRLCVSSSSVMSDQVKELVSKCLQARDMAYCPYSRFPVGAAILTADGAIITGCNVENASYGLTVCAERTAVQRAVVEGHTQFRAIAVTCDIKDRFVGPCGACRQVLMEFGSDWIVYLAKPDGSYKETSLSELLPLAFSSAHLAKN